The DNA sequence CAGCGAGCCGACCATGCCGGACCCCTGGAACTGGAAACCGCACTTCTGGATGACGCGGCGCGAAGCGATGTTGGTGACCCGGCAACGGGCATCGATCTGGTCGATTTCACGCGTGCGGAAGGCCATGTCGATCAGCGCATGCGCTGCTTCCGTCATGTAACCCCGGTTCCAGTAGGGTTCCCCCAGCCAGTAACCGATTTCCAGCGTCTTTTCATCTTCCTGGGGTTCCAGCGCGCAGCAGCCCAGAAACTCGCCATTGTCCATGCGGGTAATCGCATAGACGCACTTGCCAATCTCGCCAGCTTTGGAGCGTCGCACAAAATCCGCGGCGTCTTTGGCCGTGTAAGGGTGCGGCATACGCGACACCATGGTCGCGATATTGGCATTGTTGGCAAGATGGGCAAGGGCGTCGATGTCTTCTTCGTGAGGCTTGCGTAAAACCAGCCTCTGCGACAGTAAAACGGGGCAATCGCTCCTCGACCGATCGGGCCTCGGCCGTTCCTCGGGTGACCGTGATTGGTCATCCCTTAACAATTCAGCTTGCATGGTTCAGTCCCTCCATGAGGTTAAAGAAAAAG is a window from the Agrobacterium tumefaciens genome containing:
- a CDS encoding GNAT family N-acetyltransferase; protein product: MQAELLRDDQSRSPEERPRPDRSRSDCPVLLSQRLVLRKPHEEDIDALAHLANNANIATMVSRMPHPYTAKDAADFVRRSKAGEIGKCVYAITRMDNGEFLGCCALEPQEDEKTLEIGYWLGEPYWNRGYMTEAAHALIDMAFRTREIDQIDARCRVTNIASRRVIQKCGFQFQGSGMVGSLALGGMVPVEWYRLDRKTWVSLKSWGDMG